One window of the Piliocolobus tephrosceles isolate RC106 chromosome 17, ASM277652v3, whole genome shotgun sequence genome contains the following:
- the SSTR5 gene encoding somatostatin receptor type 5 produces the protein MEPLFPASTPSWNASSPGAASGGFDNRTLVEPAPSAGARAVLVPVLYLLVCAAGLGGNTLVIYVVLRFAKMKTVTNIYILNLAVADVLYMLGLPFLATQNAASFWPFGPVLCRLVMTLDGINQFTSVFCLTVMSVDRYLAVVHPLSSARWRRPRVAKLASAAAWALSLCMSLPLLVFADVQEGGTCNASWPEPVGLWGAVFVIYTAVLGFFGPLLVICLCYLLIVVKVRAAGVRVGCVRRRSERKVTRMVLVVVLVFAGCWLPFFTVNIVNLAVALPQEPASTGLYFFVVILSYANSCANPVLYGFLSDNFRQSFQKVLCLRKGSGAQDADVMEPRPDRSRQQQEAMPPAHGAEANGLMQTSKL, from the coding sequence ATGGAACCCCTGTTCCCAGCTTCCACGCCCAGCTGGAACGCCTCCTCCCCGGGGGCTGCCTCCGGAGGCTTTGACAACAGGACGCTGGTGGAGCCAGCGCCCTCGGCGGGGGCCCGGGCAGTTCTGGTGCCCGTGCTGTACCTGCTGGTGTGTGCGGCCGGGCTGGGCGGGAACACACTGGTCATCTACGTGGTGCTGCGCTTTGCCAAGATGAAGACGGTCACCAACATCTACATCCTCAACCTGGCAGTGGCCGACGTCCTCTACATGCTGGGGCTGCCCTTCCTGGCCACGCAGAACGCCGCGTCCTTCTGGCCCTTCGGCCCCGTCCTGTGCCGCCTGGTCATGACGCTGGACGGCATCAACCAGTTCACCAGCGTCTTCTGCCTGACGGTCATGAGTGTGGACCGCTACCTGGCCGTGGTGCACCCGCTGAGCTCCGCCCGCTGGCGCCGCCCGCGTGTGGCCAAGCTGGCGAGCGCCGCGGCCTGGGCCCTGTCTCTGTGCATGTCACTGCCGCTCCTGGTGTTCGCAGACGTACAGGAGGGCGGCACCTGCAACGCCAGCTGGCCGGAGCCCGTGGGGCTGTGGGGCGCCGTCTTCGTCATCTACACAGCGGTGCTGGGCTTTTTCGGGCCTCTGCTTGTCATCTGCCTGTGCTACCTGCTCATCGTGGTGAAGGTGAGGGCGGCGGGCGTGCGCGTGGGCTGCGTGCGGCGGCGCTCGGAGCGGAAGGTGACACGcatggtgttggtggtggtgctggtgttTGCGGGATGCTGGCTGCCCTTCTTCACCGTCAACATCGTCAACCTGGCCGTGGCGCTGCCCCAGGAGCCCGCCTCCACTGGCCTCTACTTCTTCGTGGTCATCCTCTCCTACGCCAATAGCTGTGCCAACCCCGTCCTCTACGGCTTTCTCTCTGACAACTTCCGCCAGAGCTTCCAGAAGGTTCTGTGCCTCCGCAAGGGCTCTGGTGCCCAGGACGCTGACGTCATGGAGCCGCGGCCAGATAGGAGCCGGCAGCAGCAGGAGGCCATGCCGCCCGCGCACGGCGCCGAAGCCAATGGGCTTATGCAGACCAGCAAGCTGTGA